A stretch of Chroococcidiopsis sp. SAG 2025 DNA encodes these proteins:
- the vapC gene encoding type II toxin-antitoxin system tRNA(fMet)-specific endonuclease VapC yields the protein MIYLLDTNVCVQYLNGRSEAIRERIQQTDADDIAICSIVKAELFYGAQRSQHPERTLARQQQFLRLFVSLPFDDEAATVYGRIRAELAAQGTPIGSNDVQIAAIALAHDLTLVTHNTGEFSRVSGLRLEDWEIG from the coding sequence GTGATCTATCTGCTCGATACCAATGTCTGCGTGCAGTATCTCAACGGACGCAGCGAGGCAATCCGAGAGCGGATACAGCAGACCGATGCCGACGACATCGCCATATGCTCCATCGTCAAGGCGGAGCTGTTCTACGGCGCGCAGCGCAGCCAGCATCCCGAACGCACCCTTGCCAGACAGCAGCAGTTTTTGCGCCTGTTTGTCTCCCTGCCTTTCGACGATGAAGCGGCGACGGTCTACGGCAGAATCCGCGCCGAGCTTGCCGCCCAGGGAACGCCCATCGGTTCTAACGACGTGCAGATCGCGGCAATCGCGCTTGCCCATGACCTCACCTTGGTGACGCACAACACGGGCGAATTCAGCCGCGTCTCAGGGTTGCGGCTTGAGGATTGGGAAATTGGCTGA
- a CDS encoding replication protein RepA, giving the protein MNLTRQQQKILEAGAEIFADRPTSEETAWMARQLVQATLPHSDPGDVPAWSRTNGNLTLTVRPGWDHKKQKSIGYPYGSIPRLLLFWLTTEAIKTQSRRLELGKSLTDFMHEIALNPDNGGTGAKRSDARRLKEQMEKLFRATISFDYSIEKSNGWLDMQIAPEGFLWWDEKNPGQDCLFDSWIELGEKFYQAIVAAPVPIDLRALQALKKSPLALDLYSWATYTVFCINKEGRDRSVSWKLLHEQFGADYNEIRNFQTKAKAAFKKIKVVYQDLCIEFVKGGIKILPSTTAVLPKSLSKTKRALPEIKAKTLPLQGSLLDEQHNDDLISAKIYEKARQLVSDAGTGWDIREVERQFCAYMKGKGRPASLDRAFLGFVRKKIQKRP; this is encoded by the coding sequence ATGAATCTCACCAGACAGCAGCAGAAAATCCTTGAAGCCGGAGCGGAGATATTCGCCGATCGCCCCACCTCCGAGGAAACGGCATGGATGGCGCGGCAGCTCGTCCAGGCAACCTTGCCTCATAGCGACCCTGGCGACGTTCCGGCATGGAGCAGGACAAATGGTAATCTAACTTTAACTGTGAGACCTGGCTGGGATCATAAGAAGCAAAAATCCATAGGTTATCCCTACGGCAGCATTCCACGTCTACTGCTGTTCTGGCTTACGACGGAAGCAATTAAAACTCAAAGCCGTCGTTTAGAGTTGGGGAAAAGTTTAACTGACTTCATGCACGAAATAGCACTTAATCCAGATAACGGCGGGACAGGTGCAAAACGTAGTGATGCTAGACGTTTAAAAGAGCAAATGGAAAAGCTTTTTAGAGCAACTATCAGCTTTGATTACTCTATAGAGAAATCTAATGGCTGGCTTGATATGCAAATAGCACCAGAAGGATTTTTATGGTGGGATGAGAAGAATCCAGGTCAAGATTGCTTATTTGATAGCTGGATCGAGCTAGGAGAGAAATTTTATCAGGCAATTGTTGCTGCTCCTGTGCCAATTGATTTAAGAGCGCTTCAAGCTTTAAAAAAATCTCCTTTAGCTCTAGATCTTTATTCTTGGGCAACCTATACTGTGTTTTGTATTAATAAAGAAGGCAGAGACCGCTCTGTTTCTTGGAAACTGCTTCATGAGCAATTTGGCGCGGATTACAATGAAATTCGTAATTTTCAAACAAAAGCAAAAGCAGCATTCAAAAAAATAAAAGTTGTTTATCAGGATTTGTGTATAGAGTTTGTTAAGGGTGGGATAAAAATCTTACCAAGCACAACCGCTGTATTGCCGAAATCATTATCAAAAACAAAACGAGCGCTGCCAGAAATAAAAGCTAAAACCTTGCCATTGCAAGGAAGCTTGCTGGATGAACAACACAACGATGATCTCATCAGCGCCAAAATTTACGAGAAAGCTAGGCAGCTTGTATCGGATGCTGGCACAGGCTGGGATATCCGCGAAGTAGAACGTCAGTTTTGTGCCTACATGAAGGGGAAGGGCAGACCTGCCAGCCTCGACAGGGCTTTTCTGGGCTTTGTCAGAAAAAAAATCCAGAAGCGTCCGTAA
- a CDS encoding helix-turn-helix domain-containing protein translates to MTRQKKAPLRPLSDEEQTDLKKLSRSQSQSSASVMRAKAILAVALGADYTSAAQLVGLRCGDTVSKWVSRFNVEGLAALQPRHGGGAVVQYSEPEKQRILSEFQRQPERQKEGTATWSVATLQRALRQAPDGLTQISTYTIWQVLKEAGYSWQKSRSWLKTGQVKRIRKGKLVVVTDPDTVAKKN, encoded by the coding sequence ATGACACGGCAAAAAAAAGCACCTTTGCGACCGTTAAGTGATGAAGAACAAACCGACTTGAAAAAACTGAGCCGTTCTCAATCCCAATCATCTGCTAGTGTCATGCGGGCCAAAGCGATTCTAGCCGTGGCTCTTGGGGCTGATTACACGAGTGCAGCGCAGTTAGTAGGATTACGCTGTGGTGATACGGTCAGCAAGTGGGTCAGTCGCTTCAATGTTGAAGGCTTAGCTGCCTTACAGCCTCGACATGGCGGTGGGGCAGTAGTGCAATACAGCGAACCAGAAAAACAACGCATCCTGTCCGAATTTCAGCGTCAACCAGAGCGGCAGAAAGAGGGCACGGCAACCTGGTCAGTAGCTACACTTCAACGGGCTTTGCGTCAGGCTCCTGATGGCTTAACCCAAATCAGTACTTATACAATTTGGCAGGTACTCAAAGAGGCGGGCTATAGCTGGCAAAAGAGCCGCAGTTGGTTAAAAACTGGACAGGTGAAGCGCATACGCAAAGGCAAGCTAGTAGTAGTAACTGACCCAGATACCGTGGCAAAAAAAAACTGA
- a CDS encoding DNA-primase RepB domain-containing protein, whose translation MNARGNDIYIRPSRSEGLLLVDDVGLGTLQRMDEEGCNPAAIIQTSPQNYQAWVRVQRGDLDPDLATQAAKLLAERYGGDTNSADWRHYGRLAGFTNRKPEYRCPYVLAERCNGKDAPQATDILAEASRRLAERRSHHRATSLPSSPIDQLSRPLKRDIDPIKYAMAQYLNLAQQYGADFDESRADYMVASDLLQMGLDASQIRATLEQTSPRLAQRKNGHLDDYLQRTITAVFQRFGQSQER comes from the coding sequence ATGAACGCCAGGGGCAACGACATCTACATCCGCCCCAGCCGGAGCGAAGGGCTGTTGCTGGTGGATGATGTGGGGCTGGGGACGTTGCAGCGGATGGACGAGGAAGGCTGCAACCCCGCCGCTATCATCCAGACCAGCCCCCAGAACTACCAGGCGTGGGTGAGGGTGCAGCGCGGCGACCTCGACCCAGATCTAGCGACGCAGGCAGCGAAGCTTTTGGCGGAGCGGTACGGGGGTGATACAAATTCAGCTGACTGGCGGCACTATGGGCGATTGGCGGGATTCACCAACCGCAAGCCGGAATACCGCTGCCCCTACGTCCTAGCGGAGCGATGTAACGGCAAGGATGCACCCCAGGCAACAGACATCCTTGCAGAAGCCTCTAGGAGGCTCGCAGAGCGACGAAGCCACCACCGAGCTACATCCCTACCATCTTCCCCTATAGACCAGCTTTCACGCCCCTTAAAACGCGATATAGACCCGATCAAATACGCTATGGCGCAGTATCTTAACCTCGCGCAGCAGTATGGGGCGGATTTCGATGAGAGCCGAGCCGACTACATGGTGGCATCCGACTTGCTGCAAATGGGGCTAGATGCCAGCCAAATCAGGGCAACCCTTGAACAGACTAGTCCCCGCTTAGCGCAGCGTAAGAATGGTCATCTCGATGACTACCTGCAACGAACCATTACAGCCGTGTTCCAGCGTTTCGGGCAGTCACAAGAGCGTTGA
- the mobQ gene encoding MobQ family relaxase — translation MYHCNVQIITRSSGRSAVAAAAYRAREKLHDDRTGQTHDYRKRDGLSHAEILTPDHAPAWMKDRQKLWSEVEQRETRINSQLAREFVVALPKELSRDDNIKLAHGFAEKEFVKRGMIADVCLHDLDSNNPHAHIMLTMRQVDANGFKDEKKSARAWNKKELLQEQRAAWSHHVNQALAEARIPQQVDHRSWEAKGIERVPKIHLGWYASNQEKRGIATELGEENRQIDTLNVLLEERRKLEQEQAALEAKIRRKQQWEEYRRVSQQAAAQQAPAQESQAEEEKQRLKQLLDQQRDRERGKPRADGQQPDQAQGATPDQQLAKLKESLAALDAEREKGRLAAKWEAQPPLSPAPHEYPNQERKPERIALARISASPVLKEGAACHKTDIQLPKTL, via the coding sequence ATCTACCACTGCAACGTTCAGATTATCACCCGCAGCAGCGGCAGAAGTGCCGTTGCCGCCGCCGCGTATCGCGCCAGAGAAAAACTGCACGACGACCGCACCGGACAGACCCATGACTACCGCAAAAGAGACGGGTTGTCACACGCTGAAATTCTCACGCCCGACCATGCCCCTGCCTGGATGAAAGACCGCCAAAAACTCTGGTCGGAAGTAGAGCAGCGAGAGACGCGCATCAACAGCCAGCTCGCCCGCGAATTTGTCGTCGCTCTGCCCAAGGAGCTATCGCGGGATGACAACATCAAATTGGCGCACGGCTTCGCCGAAAAAGAGTTCGTCAAGCGCGGCATGATTGCCGATGTCTGCCTGCACGACCTCGACAGCAATAACCCCCACGCCCACATCATGCTGACGATGCGGCAGGTAGACGCAAACGGTTTCAAGGATGAAAAGAAATCCGCTCGCGCCTGGAACAAAAAAGAGCTGCTTCAGGAGCAGCGTGCCGCCTGGTCGCACCACGTCAACCAGGCACTGGCAGAAGCCAGAATTCCGCAGCAGGTTGACCACCGGAGCTGGGAGGCGAAGGGCATTGAGCGCGTGCCAAAAATTCACCTGGGCTGGTATGCCAGCAACCAGGAGAAACGCGGCATTGCTACCGAGCTGGGGGAAGAGAATCGCCAGATCGATACCCTCAACGTGCTGCTGGAGGAAAGGCGCAAGCTGGAGCAGGAACAGGCAGCCCTGGAAGCGAAGATAAGAAGAAAGCAGCAATGGGAAGAATACCGCCGCGTCAGCCAGCAGGCTGCGGCACAGCAAGCCCCAGCGCAAGAGAGCCAAGCCGAAGAAGAAAAGCAACGTCTCAAGCAGTTGCTCGACCAGCAGCGCGACCGGGAACGAGGTAAGCCCCGTGCCGACGGTCAACAACCCGACCAGGCACAGGGCGCAACCCCAGACCAACAACTCGCCAAGCTGAAAGAATCCCTTGCGGCGTTGGATGCCGAGCGGGAGAAGGGGCGGCTTGCTGCTAAATGGGAAGCGCAGCCGCCCCTATCACCCGCCCCACACGAGTACCCGAATCAGGAAAGAAAGCCAGAACGAATCGCACTTGCACGTATCTCGGCTTCCCCCGTTCTAAAGGAAGGGGCGGCGTGTCACAAAACAGATATCCAGCTACCAAAAACCCTATGA
- a CDS encoding BrnA antitoxin family protein, with product MKKKITEFPFASARRITPQKVAAAEKAVKEQFDIEPPKRGRPAKDESERYEPVSIRLHPKVIEWAKEEAAERGVGYQTVINEALLKMTLPHQDALNS from the coding sequence ATGAAGAAGAAAATTACTGAATTTCCTTTTGCGTCAGCACGGCGCATCACACCACAAAAAGTTGCTGCCGCCGAGAAAGCGGTTAAGGAACAGTTTGATATCGAGCCGCCGAAACGAGGAAGACCAGCCAAGGACGAGAGCGAACGCTACGAACCCGTCTCCATCCGGCTGCATCCCAAGGTAATCGAATGGGCAAAAGAGGAGGCAGCGGAACGCGGTGTAGGCTATCAAACAGTCATCAATGAAGCGTTGCTGAAAATGACGCTGCCGCACCAGGATGCTCTAAATTCATAA
- a CDS encoding Crp/Fnr family transcriptional regulator codes for MPKFKKSNLPRENRLLAALPDAEYQRLVADLEFVELSLKKVLHNSGEPITHVYFPHHAIVSLVYTLEDGSTSEVGLVGKEGMVGLPIILGSETTTTNSIVQVADGAMRMKASQFKAEFDRGGPLQSLLLRYTQGLFTQITQTAACNSHHAIEERFARWLLMVSDRMESDTFSLTQEFIAEMLGVRRSGVTVAAGTLSQAGMIRYSRGEIKIQNRESLEATSCECYSVVKNEFNRLLSIACG; via the coding sequence ATGCCAAAGTTTAAAAAAAGCAATCTGCCCAGAGAAAATCGGCTCCTCGCTGCTCTACCTGATGCCGAGTATCAACGTCTTGTTGCCGATTTGGAGTTCGTCGAACTTTCACTCAAGAAAGTTCTCCACAATTCGGGTGAACCAATCACACATGTCTATTTTCCTCATCACGCAATTGTTTCTTTAGTCTATACATTGGAAGACGGCTCGACAAGTGAAGTCGGTTTGGTAGGCAAAGAGGGCATGGTGGGTCTGCCCATAATTCTGGGTAGCGAGACCACGACTACAAACTCGATTGTGCAAGTGGCAGATGGTGCTATGAGGATGAAGGCGAGTCAGTTCAAAGCCGAGTTCGACCGGGGTGGTCCACTGCAAAGTCTGCTCTTGCGCTACACGCAAGGGTTGTTCACTCAGATTACACAAACGGCTGCCTGCAATAGCCATCATGCGATAGAGGAACGCTTTGCCCGCTGGCTGCTTATGGTCTCTGACAGGATGGAGTCAGATACGTTTTCGCTTACTCAGGAATTTATCGCTGAGATGCTAGGTGTGCGCCGTTCTGGCGTTACAGTAGCTGCTGGCACTCTTAGCCAAGCGGGAATGATTCGTTACAGCCGTGGTGAAATTAAGATACAGAATCGGGAGAGTTTAGAAGCAACCTCCTGCGAGTGTTATTCGGTTGTCAAGAACGAGTTTAACCGGTTACTGAGCATTGCATGCGGTTAA
- a CDS encoding transposase gives MATVPTQLSQGRVVIVQADTEFGTVEFLKAVRKQSWRAVVGMRCNRKMQDGRHLKQLYRHANRGQQVYLAGDTQPLTVSWFWLKRAEGKRELRFVVSTHPYSGIYLVRLGRKRSCIEGFFKTSKHRFGLHRFGQTTKLGVYRWLIKSANCLSIGALD, from the coding sequence TTGGCAACGGTTCCAACCCAGTTGAGTCAGGGCAGGGTGGTCATTGTACAGGCAGATACGGAGTTTGGCACCGTAGAGTTTCTCAAAGCAGTGCGAAAGCAGTCGTGGCGAGCAGTCGTGGGGATGCGCTGCAATCGCAAAATGCAGGACGGTCGTCATCTAAAGCAACTGTATCGCCATGCCAACCGTGGACAACAGGTGTATTTAGCGGGAGACACACAGCCACTGACGGTGTCCTGGTTCTGGCTCAAACGAGCCGAAGGCAAGCGAGAACTGCGCTTTGTCGTTTCTACCCATCCTTACTCTGGCATTTATCTGGTGCGGCTAGGACGTAAGCGCTCTTGCATTGAGGGCTTTTTCAAAACGAGCAAACATCGTTTTGGGCTGCATCGCTTTGGGCAAACTACGAAACTTGGTGTCTATCGCTGGCTCATCAAGAGCGCTAATTGCCTATCTATTGGCGCATTGGATTGA
- a CDS encoding tyrosine-type recombinase/integrase yields the protein MTHMYRRKGSGGKRPVLKLVVNNCFPESPKRPLLRKPKNADVRPREYLRPDEVERLIDAAKSVGRYQARDSLLILLLWRHGLRVSEAVDLRWSNIDWDTAHLYVKRRKNGRHSNQPIDGRELRLLRALKRASKGQPWIFMSERGTPLNDDTVRKIVKRAGEVAKFDFPIHPHMLRHACGYALAAKGTDTRTIQDYLGHQNIQHTVRYTELAPGRFDGLWD from the coding sequence ATGACCCATATGTACCGACGCAAGGGTAGCGGCGGCAAACGCCCCGTGCTAAAGCTGGTCGTCAACAACTGTTTTCCCGAAAGTCCGAAACGTCCCTTGCTTCGCAAGCCGAAAAACGCCGATGTCCGCCCCCGCGAATACCTGCGCCCCGACGAGGTGGAGCGACTGATCGACGCTGCCAAATCCGTCGGCAGATACCAGGCGCGCGACAGCCTGCTGATTCTGCTGCTGTGGCGGCACGGGCTGCGGGTGTCCGAAGCCGTAGATCTGCGCTGGTCGAACATCGATTGGGACACCGCGCACCTGTACGTCAAGCGGCGCAAGAACGGACGGCATTCCAACCAACCGATTGACGGGCGGGAGCTGCGGCTGCTGCGCGCTCTGAAGCGCGCTTCCAAAGGGCAGCCCTGGATCTTCATGAGCGAACGGGGAACGCCGCTCAATGACGATACGGTGCGGAAAATCGTCAAGCGCGCCGGAGAAGTGGCGAAGTTCGACTTTCCGATCCATCCCCACATGCTGCGCCATGCCTGCGGCTACGCCCTTGCCGCCAAAGGCACGGACACCCGCACCATTCAAGATTATCTCGGACACCAGAACATCCAGCACACCGTACGCTATACCGAACTCGCCCCCGGTCGCTTTGATGGGTTATGGGACTAA
- a CDS encoding BrnT family toxin, whose protein sequence is MRFEWDDKKARTNATKHKVSFEEAATVWTDPFALIAPDPDHFLEEEREWIIGTSHQQRVLVVVYAEKRQEHPYHQRQESNPKRAQAL, encoded by the coding sequence ATGCGCTTTGAATGGGATGACAAGAAGGCACGCACAAACGCAACCAAGCACAAGGTCAGTTTCGAGGAAGCTGCAACCGTATGGACTGACCCGTTTGCCCTGATTGCGCCAGACCCTGACCATTTTCTGGAGGAAGAAAGGGAATGGATTATCGGTACATCGCATCAGCAGCGGGTGCTGGTTGTGGTCTACGCCGAAAAAAGGCAAGAGCATCCGTATCATCAGCGCCAGGAAAGCAACCCTAAACGAGCGCAGGCGTTATGA